The proteins below are encoded in one region of Pseudomonadota bacterium:
- a CDS encoding N-acetylneuraminate synthase family protein produces MQPSKHIRLGEKQIGEGFPVFIVFEAGPTHDGIDTAKKLVEEAAKAGADAVKFQLVDPVRLVPDRKQLFSYQILEERGGEAMRTVTEPLYDILSRRTLTREQWADVKAYCDSLGIVFFSTATFKDEVEFLAELGCESIKICSGDVDYLQFIDYCARKNVSLQFDTGNATLGDVERAVDVALAAGNDKLIVHNCPSGYPARLESINLRMILTLKTMFDCPVAFSDHTPGWEMDIAAVALGANLVEKTITLDRSTPSVEHLFSIEPKEMQQFVSHIRDLEVALGHPRRIMSDEERKKASAVRRSMIVSHDLNPGDVITEECIDFARPGFGIRPEMSHLILGRRLKKEIKAGSFVGLDDID; encoded by the coding sequence ATGCAACCTTCAAAGCATATACGATTAGGGGAAAAACAGATTGGAGAAGGATTTCCGGTTTTTATCGTTTTTGAGGCCGGACCGACCCATGATGGAATAGATACGGCAAAAAAACTAGTCGAAGAGGCCGCAAAAGCTGGTGCTGATGCTGTAAAATTTCAGTTGGTTGACCCTGTTCGCTTAGTGCCTGACAGGAAACAGCTTTTTTCCTACCAGATTCTTGAGGAAAGAGGCGGGGAAGCAATGCGAACAGTTACGGAACCTCTTTACGATATCCTCTCCCGGCGAACACTCACTCGTGAACAGTGGGCCGATGTCAAAGCCTACTGTGACAGTTTGGGTATAGTGTTTTTTTCCACTGCTACATTTAAGGATGAGGTTGAATTTCTGGCAGAACTTGGTTGTGAGTCCATTAAAATCTGTTCAGGTGATGTTGATTATCTTCAGTTTATTGATTATTGCGCCAGGAAAAATGTCAGCCTGCAATTTGATACCGGGAATGCCACTTTGGGAGATGTTGAGCGTGCTGTTGATGTGGCATTAGCCGCCGGTAATGATAAGCTTATCGTCCACAACTGTCCTTCCGGTTATCCTGCAAGGCTTGAAAGCATCAACCTTCGAATGATTCTCACATTAAAAACCATGTTTGACTGTCCGGTGGCTTTTTCTGACCATACTCCTGGATGGGAAATGGACATTGCTGCTGTCGCTTTAGGAGCAAACCTTGTAGAAAAGACAATTACCTTAGATCGTTCCACTCCTAGCGTTGAGCATCTTTTTTCAATTGAACCCAAGGAGATGCAGCAATTTGTATCTCATATAAGGGATTTGGAGGTCGCTCTTGGCCATCCGCGGAGAATCATGTCTGATGAGGAGAGAAAAAAAGCTTCAGCAGTTCGGAGGAGCATGATCGTATCGCATGATCTCAATCCAGGTGATGTGATAACTGAAGAGTGTATTGATTTTGCCCGGCCTGGTTTTGGGATCAGGCCGGAAATGAGTCATCTGATTTTGGGGAGAAGGTTGAAAAAAGAAATAAAGGCTGGTTCGTTTGTTGGCCTTGATGATATCGATTGA
- a CDS encoding N-acetyl sugar amidotransferase, with protein MKRCSNCCLPETQDSIRFDENGVCTVCNQIKVKKEKIDWDQRKEWLLKLCERFRGKHGYDCIVPFSGGKDSTYTLWYLVTQLKLKPLVISFDHGFYRPQHLENRERTLKKLHCDFVSFKASWKIVRELMLESLRRKGDFCWHCHCGVYAGSMRMAVEKKIPLIFWGQPDAEYGSYGYSYEEIQEVNERQFNRFVNLGITAEDMVGMLPEWVELRDLEMFRYPKLEEIQKLGIVSVHLGSFIPWDPRKMGGVIRDELGWKWNTVEGIPEEYGWEKVECMFTGIRDYLKYIKRGFGRTTHLVSIDIREGRKNREEAMELIDEFDGKRPASLDLFLELTGINENEFMEIAMSHEVVPYKHDPTKKLPAEPLGDQHLWRNLLGIDRQSA; from the coding sequence ATGAAGCGATGTTCCAATTGCTGTCTTCCCGAGACACAGGACAGTATACGTTTTGATGAAAATGGTGTGTGTACCGTCTGCAACCAGATAAAAGTCAAAAAAGAAAAAATTGATTGGGATCAGCGTAAAGAGTGGCTGTTGAAACTATGTGAACGCTTTAGAGGGAAGCATGGTTATGACTGCATTGTGCCATTTTCCGGAGGAAAGGACAGCACATACACTCTCTGGTACCTGGTAACTCAGCTAAAACTCAAGCCGCTTGTTATTTCCTTTGATCATGGTTTTTATCGTCCCCAACATCTGGAAAATCGTGAACGGACTTTGAAGAAGCTACATTGTGATTTTGTCAGTTTCAAAGCGAGTTGGAAGATTGTGCGCGAACTGATGCTTGAATCTCTCCGGCGTAAGGGGGATTTCTGCTGGCATTGTCATTGTGGAGTATATGCTGGTTCAATGAGAATGGCTGTTGAAAAAAAGATTCCTTTGATTTTTTGGGGACAACCTGACGCTGAGTATGGAAGCTATGGGTATAGTTACGAGGAAATTCAGGAAGTTAATGAAAGACAATTTAACAGGTTTGTAAATCTAGGGATTACTGCAGAAGATATGGTTGGCATGCTCCCCGAATGGGTTGAACTCAGGGATCTCGAGATGTTTCGGTACCCGAAACTTGAGGAAATCCAGAAACTCGGAATCGTATCTGTCCATCTCGGGAGCTTCATCCCCTGGGATCCTCGGAAGATGGGGGGGGTCATTCGCGATGAACTCGGTTGGAAGTGGAATACAGTTGAAGGAATCCCCGAAGAATATGGCTGGGAAAAAGTTGAGTGCATGTTTACGGGAATTCGTGATTACCTCAAATATATCAAACGTGGTTTCGGGCGCACCACCCATCTGGTTTCGATTGATATTCGGGAAGGACGAAAAAATCGTGAAGAGGCAATGGAACTTATAGACGAATTTGACGGAAAGAGACCTGCAAGTCTTGATCTTTTTCTTGAACTGACCGGTATTAATGAAAACGAGTTCATGGAAATAGCAATGTCCCATGAGGTTGTACCTTATAAACATGACCCGACCAAAAAATTACCTGCTGAGCCATTAGGTGATCAACATCTATGGCGAAACCTTTTAGGCATTGATAGGCAATCGGCTTGA
- the hisH gene encoding imidazole glycerol phosphate synthase subunit HisH — translation MITVLDTGLGNLLSVTKALEKVSCGRKVLVSDRAADLEDSSHIVLPGVGNFRVGMHNLREMGLIEPLRKQVQEIKKPFLGICLGMQLLVETGEESGECEGLGFIEGKARRLESNGLPLPHLGWHDLEISEHKTLFNGVLSGQDYYFVHSFVLDCPEKYVSAYCTYGEKFVAAVHHENIFGVQFHPEKSRQAGLDLFSNFLREEECSKSVWFLSSC, via the coding sequence ATGATAACTGTATTAGATACCGGTCTGGGAAATTTATTATCTGTCACCAAAGCACTGGAGAAAGTGTCTTGTGGTCGGAAGGTGTTGGTGTCTGATCGGGCGGCGGACTTGGAAGATTCTTCACATATCGTGTTGCCGGGTGTTGGTAATTTCCGTGTTGGAATGCATAATCTCCGTGAAATGGGGCTAATTGAGCCGCTTCGAAAACAGGTTCAGGAAATCAAAAAACCATTTCTTGGGATTTGCCTCGGTATGCAACTGCTGGTAGAAACAGGAGAAGAATCTGGTGAGTGTGAGGGCTTAGGGTTTATTGAAGGGAAGGCGCGTCGGCTTGAAAGTAATGGGCTGCCTCTGCCACATCTAGGGTGGCATGATTTGGAAATTTCAGAACATAAAACTCTTTTTAACGGTGTTTTGTCAGGCCAGGATTATTATTTTGTCCATAGCTTTGTTTTGGATTGTCCTGAAAAATATGTTTCAGCATATTGTACATATGGAGAAAAGTTTGTTGCCGCCGTTCATCATGAAAACATTTTTGGAGTCCAGTTTCATCCTGAGAAGAGTCGTCAGGCGGGACTGGATCTATTTTCCAATTTTCTACGGGAAGAGGAATGCTCAAAATCCGTGTGGTTCCTGTCCTCTTGTTAA
- a CDS encoding imidazole glycerol phosphate synthase cyclase subunit, which produces MLKIRVVPVLLLKDGRMIKTKKFQFYRDTGDPNLTVRVYDAQGADELLFLDISATVEGRGQLYSLVSQSAKQCFIPITVGGGIRSVEDARRTFSVGADRISISTEAVVRPEFVNELAETFGCANIVVCIDAKLDHDGRYLVSSHCGTRLSNRDPVTWAGEMAERGAGEILLHFVDRDGMMNGYDLELLEQITRVSRIPVMALGGVGTLQDFLDGVKIGKASAVSAASIFHFTDQSPIKAHSYLYDRGIPVCLA; this is translated from the coding sequence ATGCTCAAAATCCGTGTGGTTCCTGTCCTCTTGTTAAAAGATGGACGGATGATAAAGACAAAAAAATTCCAGTTTTATCGTGATACAGGCGACCCTAATCTGACTGTTCGTGTTTATGATGCTCAGGGAGCAGATGAATTGCTGTTCCTGGATATTTCCGCAACGGTTGAAGGTAGAGGCCAACTATACAGCCTTGTTTCACAGAGTGCGAAACAATGTTTTATTCCGATAACAGTCGGCGGGGGTATCAGAAGCGTCGAAGATGCTCGAAGAACTTTTTCTGTTGGAGCAGATCGGATCAGCATTTCTACTGAAGCCGTTGTTCGACCGGAATTTGTTAATGAGCTAGCTGAGACATTTGGTTGCGCGAATATTGTAGTCTGTATCGATGCTAAACTTGATCATGATGGTAGGTACCTTGTTTCATCTCATTGTGGTACTAGGTTGTCAAATAGGGATCCGGTTACTTGGGCAGGTGAAATGGCGGAGCGTGGAGCAGGTGAGATATTACTGCATTTTGTGGACCGTGATGGCATGATGAACGGATATGATTTGGAGTTATTGGAACAAATTACTAGGGTTTCCAGAATACCGGTTATGGCATTGGGGGGAGTTGGCACCTTGCAGGATTTTCTGGACGGAGTCAAAATAGGTAAAGCATCTGCAGTGTCAGCCGCAAGTATTTTTCATTTCACGGACCAGAGCCCTATTAAAGCACACAGTTATTTATATGACCGAGGAATACCGGTTTGCCTGGCATGA